Proteins from a genomic interval of bacterium:
- a CDS encoding putative glycoside hydrolase: MTLRGFILATAAAMLWAGTAAAADPVVSGVVSAQRTDGSGIVEVTYDLADADGNACFVSLRASDNGGTTWDVPCLSLGGDVGAGVAPGTGRVLTWNVGVDLPGTARNDLLVRVLASDLGVAHPAHAPHNYVSLMTGNPTFYNSTIESIARTDFLHVTATWIWDNGANETAGIIGRVKAVNPDCRVLGYASAKTLRLDWANLPPGSYGRTLWDALRPYWCYTTTGDTLQDWPGVVNVNILDPACRDVIVDTFADFQESSSNAFDGIFWDYFNNGIWIPDFVDVDGDADLDGDGIGMLVDPDELAAYKSACEQLVLSLRARLGEGFLQIFNGQRSYTDSTFAALADGVNYELFPTLGFAAPDKMNKALDPAVYNSLWNARRWPRTVNGGPYLFLENKNRYLYYDAEGDLTEMLPGNMFRAISLLIDGCCPVWLDNPGQELAWPPVPITLGEPLGPPTIAGAVITRDFQYGDVRLERTTGVWPNAFNYRIRVNGRVVEEQALPYHTP; the protein is encoded by the coding sequence ATGACGCTGCGCGGATTCATCCTGGCGACGGCAGCGGCGATGCTGTGGGCCGGCACGGCCGCCGCCGCGGATCCCGTGGTGAGCGGCGTCGTCAGCGCGCAGCGCACCGACGGCAGCGGCATCGTCGAGGTGACCTACGACCTCGCCGACGCCGACGGCAACGCCTGCTTCGTCAGCCTGCGGGCCTCGGACAACGGCGGCACGACCTGGGACGTGCCCTGCCTGTCCCTCGGCGGCGACGTCGGCGCGGGCGTCGCGCCCGGCACCGGTCGCGTGCTGACCTGGAACGTGGGCGTCGACCTTCCGGGAACCGCCCGCAACGACCTGCTGGTGCGCGTGCTGGCCAGCGACCTGGGCGTCGCCCACCCGGCGCACGCGCCCCACAACTACGTCTCGCTGATGACCGGCAACCCCACCTTCTACAACTCCACGATCGAGAGCATCGCCCGCACGGACTTCCTCCACGTCACGGCGACCTGGATCTGGGACAACGGAGCCAACGAGACCGCCGGGATCATCGGGCGCGTCAAGGCCGTCAACCCCGACTGCCGGGTCCTGGGCTACGCGTCCGCCAAGACGTTGCGGCTGGACTGGGCCAACCTGCCGCCCGGCTCGTACGGGCGCACGCTCTGGGACGCCCTGCGGCCCTACTGGTGCTACACGACGACGGGCGACACGCTCCAGGACTGGCCCGGCGTGGTCAACGTCAACATCCTGGACCCCGCCTGCCGCGACGTCATCGTGGACACGTTCGCCGACTTCCAGGAGTCGTCGTCCAACGCGTTCGACGGCATCTTCTGGGACTACTTCAACAACGGCATCTGGATCCCCGACTTCGTGGACGTGGACGGCGATGCCGACCTCGACGGCGACGGCATCGGCATGCTGGTCGATCCCGACGAACTCGCCGCCTACAAGTCGGCCTGCGAGCAGCTGGTCCTGTCGCTGCGCGCCCGGCTCGGCGAGGGGTTCCTGCAGATCTTCAACGGGCAGCGCTCCTACACGGACTCCACGTTCGCGGCCCTCGCCGACGGCGTGAACTACGAGCTCTTCCCCACCCTGGGCTTCGCTGCGCCCGACAAGATGAACAAGGCGCTGGACCCCGCCGTCTACAACAGCCTCTGGAACGCGCGGCGCTGGCCGCGTACCGTCAACGGCGGGCCCTACCTCTTCCTGGAGAACAAGAACCGGTATCTCTACTACGATGCCGAGGGCGACCTGACGGAGATGCTGCCGGGCAACATGTTCCGGGCCATCTCGCTGCTGATCGACGGTTGCTGCCCGGTCTGGTTGGACAACCCGGGGCAGGAGCTCGCCTGGCCCCCGGTCCCGATCACGCTGGGCGAGCCGCTGGGACCGCCGACGATCGCCGGCGCCGTCATCACGCGCGACTTCCAGTACGGCGACGTGCGGCTGGAGAGGACGACGGGCGTCTGGCCCAACGCCTTCAACTACCGGATCCGGGTCAACGGCCGGGTCGTCGAAGAGCAGGCCCTCCCCTATCACACGCCCTGA